A window from Microbacterium ginsengiterrae encodes these proteins:
- a CDS encoding LLM class flavin-dependent oxidoreductase: MDISQIEFGIATFGDLPRDDRGEIVSHAQAIRATVDEVVLADQIGIDAVALGEHHRAEYSISTPETVLAGIATATKRIKLGSGVTVLSSDDPVRVFQRFATLDALSNGRAEVILGRGSFTESFPLFGYDLADYEVLFDEKIELFHRLLDEKPVTWEGTTRPALQNADVFPKTDSGRLTTWVGVGGSPQSVLRTAHYGFGLILGIIGGAPARFAPYVDLYRRAHDQLGTTPKPVGMHSPGFIAETDEEARGVFYPGYQVIRNRIGAQRGWPPLRREEFLSDIEHGSLYVGSVETVAAKIAAAIRTLDVGRFDLTYAAGGAMSASARMRSVELYGTKVIPRVRELLAERPVTMSGVAR; encoded by the coding sequence ATGGACATTTCGCAGATCGAGTTCGGCATCGCCACCTTCGGGGACCTGCCCCGAGACGACCGTGGCGAGATCGTCTCGCACGCCCAGGCGATCCGGGCCACCGTCGACGAGGTGGTCCTCGCGGATCAGATCGGCATCGATGCTGTCGCCCTGGGCGAGCACCACCGAGCCGAGTACTCCATCTCCACACCGGAGACGGTGCTCGCGGGCATCGCGACGGCCACCAAGCGCATCAAGCTCGGCTCCGGGGTGACCGTCCTCTCGTCCGACGACCCCGTGCGGGTGTTCCAGCGATTCGCCACGCTCGACGCGCTCTCGAACGGACGGGCCGAGGTCATCCTCGGACGCGGATCCTTCACCGAGTCGTTCCCCCTGTTCGGGTACGACCTGGCGGACTACGAGGTGCTGTTCGACGAGAAGATCGAACTGTTCCACCGGCTGCTCGACGAGAAGCCGGTGACCTGGGAGGGGACGACGCGGCCGGCCCTGCAGAATGCCGACGTGTTCCCGAAGACCGATTCGGGGCGGCTGACCACCTGGGTGGGCGTCGGCGGGTCGCCGCAGTCCGTCCTGCGCACCGCACACTACGGATTCGGTCTGATCCTCGGGATCATCGGCGGCGCCCCCGCCCGGTTCGCGCCCTACGTGGACCTCTACCGGCGTGCGCACGATCAGCTCGGCACCACCCCGAAGCCCGTTGGCATGCATTCCCCCGGCTTCATCGCCGAGACCGACGAGGAGGCTCGGGGAGTGTTCTACCCCGGCTACCAGGTGATCCGGAACCGGATCGGCGCACAGCGCGGCTGGCCGCCGCTTCGGCGCGAGGAGTTCCTCTCGGACATCGAGCACGGGTCGCTCTACGTGGGATCGGTGGAGACCGTCGCCGCGAAGATCGCCGCCGCGATCCGTACCCTCGACGTGGGTCGCTTCGACCTCACCTACGCCGCGGGTGGCGCGATGTCGGCGTCGGCGCGGATGCGCTCGGTCGAACTGTACGGCACGAAGGTCATCCCTCGGGTTCGGGAGCTGCTCGCTGAGCGCCCAGTGACCATGTCGGGGGTGGCGCGATGA
- a CDS encoding LLM class flavin-dependent oxidoreductase codes for MAESTESPRLQFGLNSFGDVATDVGRPMDDAQSVRLLIEEAQLAEAVGLDVFSVGEHYREDQVDSATPVLLAAIAQATRSIRVGTSVTVLSTQDPVRLYQEFATVDAIARGRTELVLGRASATESFGLFGYDIREYEALFEEKLDLFVRLMREDRVTWSGRYRTALEDVRLHPRMPEGGVPAWIGIGGSPDSVVRAARYGMPLMMAIIGGKPERFAGHAELYLRALRQFGHAEQPIAQHSLGLIAETDEQAAEIHWKYWEPVVTDLSRERGFYAPTRERYLQELDEGALFVGGVETVARKIARMVRVNHLSRFDLKYDLRHLPREVRETSIRLFGEEVAPRVREILADDDADWSLTGRPVAQITADGGPARAS; via the coding sequence GTGGCCGAATCGACCGAGAGCCCGCGTCTGCAGTTCGGATTGAACTCCTTCGGCGATGTCGCCACTGACGTCGGCAGGCCCATGGATGACGCGCAGTCGGTGCGCCTCCTCATCGAGGAGGCACAGCTGGCCGAAGCGGTCGGCCTCGACGTGTTCAGCGTGGGCGAGCACTACCGCGAGGATCAGGTCGACTCCGCGACGCCGGTCCTGCTCGCCGCCATCGCCCAGGCCACGCGCAGCATCCGGGTCGGCACATCGGTGACGGTGCTCTCGACGCAGGACCCCGTTCGCCTCTACCAGGAGTTCGCGACCGTCGATGCGATCGCCCGCGGGCGCACCGAGCTGGTGCTCGGACGGGCCTCGGCGACGGAGTCGTTCGGTCTGTTCGGGTACGACATCCGAGAGTACGAGGCCCTCTTCGAGGAGAAGCTCGACCTGTTCGTCCGGCTCATGCGGGAGGACAGGGTGACCTGGTCAGGGCGGTACCGGACGGCACTGGAGGACGTGCGCCTGCACCCGCGCATGCCCGAGGGTGGCGTTCCCGCCTGGATCGGCATCGGAGGAAGCCCCGACTCCGTCGTGCGCGCCGCCCGATACGGGATGCCGCTGATGATGGCGATCATCGGAGGAAAGCCAGAGCGGTTCGCCGGTCACGCCGAGCTCTATCTGCGCGCTCTGCGGCAGTTCGGGCACGCGGAGCAGCCGATCGCGCAGCACTCGCTGGGCCTGATCGCCGAGACGGACGAGCAGGCCGCAGAGATCCACTGGAAGTACTGGGAACCGGTCGTCACCGACCTCAGCCGGGAGCGCGGCTTCTACGCACCCACGCGAGAGCGGTACCTGCAGGAGCTCGATGAAGGCGCCCTGTTCGTCGGCGGCGTCGAGACGGTGGCCCGCAAGATCGCTCGGATGGTCCGCGTCAATCACCTGTCCCGGTTCGACCTCAAGTACGACCTGCGGCACCTGCCGCGCGAGGTGCGGGAGACCAGCATCCGCCTGTTCGGCGAGGAGGTGGCCCCCCGGGTGCGGGAGATCCTCGCGGATGACGACGCCGACTGGTCGCTGACCGGAAGACCGGTCGCGCAGATCACCGCCGACGGCGGACCAGCCCGCGCATCCTGA
- a CDS encoding MarR family winged helix-turn-helix transcriptional regulator gives MAKVKRGQLPTSEEFAVWREYLETFETARARIEARLHQDTQLSGGDYRVLLALSEADEKALRSSELAAQIGWERSRLSGHLGRMEKRGLIRREPCAEDARGSRVCLTDEGARAFRGSTLPHLQAVKEIFLDAFSPQQIADLGQAAADLRGHLDSGDESRR, from the coding sequence ATGGCGAAGGTGAAGCGCGGACAGCTCCCGACGAGCGAGGAGTTCGCGGTCTGGCGGGAGTATCTCGAGACGTTCGAGACGGCGCGGGCACGCATCGAAGCGCGCCTCCACCAGGACACACAGCTCTCCGGTGGCGACTATCGCGTGCTGCTCGCGCTCAGCGAGGCCGACGAGAAGGCGCTGCGATCCTCCGAGCTCGCCGCGCAGATCGGCTGGGAGCGCAGTCGCCTGTCCGGCCACCTCGGCCGCATGGAGAAGCGCGGTCTCATCCGGCGCGAGCCCTGCGCGGAGGACGCACGCGGCTCACGGGTGTGCCTCACCGATGAGGGCGCCCGCGCCTTCCGCGGCAGCACTCTCCCCCACCTGCAGGCGGTCAAGGAGATCTTCCTGGACGCGTTCTCTCCGCAGCAGATCGCGGATCTCGGTCAGGCCGCCGCCGACCTGCGTGGGCACCTGGACTCCGGCGACGAAAGCCGTCGCTGA
- the dnaB gene encoding replicative DNA helicase has protein sequence MSIADISEQRLGGGQRPPERTPPHDLLAEQSALGGMLLSKDAVADVIETLKGADFYIPKHELIFEAILSLYSHGEPTDVVAVTDELIKTGELGRAGGADYLHTLTSIVPTAANAGYYASIVAERSILRRLVDAGTRIVQLGYDGQGDATDLVNNAQAEIYAVTGTETAEDYVPLTVAVDAAVEEIEAASGRDGSMTGVPTGFKELDELTNGLHGGQMIVVAARPAMGKSTLALDFARAAAIGHNQPAIFFSLEMGKSEIAMRLLSAEGAIPLQHMRKGTLDPRDWTTVAATRGRINDAPLYIDDSPNMTLVEIRAKCRRLKQRAGLRMVVIDYLQLMTSGKRVESRQQEVSEFSRALKLLAKELQVPVIALSQLNRGSEARQDKKPQISDLRESGSIEQDADMVILLHRDSVYDKDVRPGEADLIVAKHRNGPTATINVAFQGHYSRFADMAPGGDFN, from the coding sequence GTGTCGATTGCGGACATCTCCGAGCAGCGTCTTGGTGGGGGACAGCGTCCCCCGGAGCGCACGCCTCCGCACGACCTCCTCGCCGAACAGAGTGCTCTGGGCGGCATGCTCCTGTCGAAGGATGCCGTCGCCGATGTGATCGAGACGCTCAAGGGCGCCGACTTCTACATCCCCAAGCACGAGCTCATCTTCGAGGCGATCCTGTCGCTGTACTCGCACGGCGAGCCGACCGACGTCGTCGCCGTCACCGACGAGCTCATCAAGACCGGTGAGCTCGGTCGCGCCGGTGGTGCGGACTACCTGCACACCCTGACCTCGATCGTCCCGACCGCTGCGAACGCCGGCTACTACGCGAGCATCGTCGCCGAGCGGTCGATCCTGCGCCGCCTCGTCGATGCGGGTACCCGCATCGTGCAGCTCGGCTACGACGGCCAGGGCGATGCCACCGACCTCGTGAACAACGCCCAGGCGGAGATCTACGCCGTGACCGGCACCGAGACGGCCGAGGACTACGTGCCGCTGACCGTCGCGGTCGACGCGGCTGTCGAGGAGATCGAGGCTGCGAGCGGCCGCGACGGGTCCATGACGGGCGTGCCGACCGGCTTCAAGGAGCTCGACGAGCTCACGAACGGTCTGCACGGTGGCCAGATGATCGTCGTCGCCGCCCGCCCCGCGATGGGTAAGTCGACGCTCGCGCTCGACTTCGCGCGCGCCGCGGCGATCGGCCACAACCAGCCGGCGATCTTCTTCTCCCTCGAGATGGGCAAGAGCGAGATCGCCATGCGTCTGCTCAGCGCCGAGGGTGCGATCCCGCTGCAGCACATGCGCAAGGGAACGCTCGACCCGCGCGACTGGACGACCGTCGCCGCCACCCGCGGTCGCATCAACGACGCTCCGCTGTACATCGATGACAGCCCGAACATGACCCTCGTCGAGATTCGGGCGAAGTGCCGTCGGCTCAAGCAGCGTGCGGGCCTTCGGATGGTCGTCATCGACTACCTGCAGCTGATGACCAGCGGTAAGCGCGTCGAGTCCCGTCAGCAAGAGGTCTCGGAGTTCTCCCGTGCGCTGAAGCTGCTCGCCAAGGAGCTCCAGGTCCCCGTCATCGCGCTCTCGCAGCTGAACCGTGGGTCAGAGGCCCGTCAGGACAAGAAGCCGCAGATCAGCGACCTCCGCGAGTCCGGCTCGATCGAGCAGGACGCCGACATGGTGATCCTGCTGCACCGCGACTCGGTCTACGACAAGGACGTGCGTCCCGGCGAAGCCGACCTCATCGTGGCCAAGCACCGTAACGGTCCGACCGCGACGATCAACGTGGCCTTCCAGGGGCACTACTCCCGCTTCGCCGACATGGCTCCCGGCGGCGACTTCAACTGA
- the rplI gene encoding 50S ribosomal protein L9, with the protein MAKLILTNEVAGLGSAGDVVEVKNGYARNFLIPQGFATAWTRGGAKQVESIQAARKARAIHDREEAVALKDAIEGQKVRLTVKAGNGGRLFGSVKTEHVADAVATAGLGSIDKRKVTITSPIKSTGDHEATVRLHEDVVAVITLQVVAAK; encoded by the coding sequence ATGGCAAAGCTGATTCTCACGAACGAGGTCGCCGGGCTCGGAAGCGCCGGTGACGTGGTCGAGGTCAAGAACGGGTACGCCCGTAACTTCCTCATCCCCCAGGGCTTCGCTACGGCGTGGACCCGTGGCGGTGCAAAGCAGGTCGAGTCCATCCAGGCCGCCCGCAAGGCACGCGCCATCCACGACCGCGAAGAGGCCGTGGCACTCAAGGACGCGATCGAGGGCCAGAAGGTCCGCCTGACCGTCAAGGCCGGAAACGGTGGCCGTCTGTTCGGCTCGGTCAAGACCGAGCACGTTGCCGACGCCGTCGCGACCGCCGGTCTCGGATCCATCGACAAGCGCAAGGTGACCATCACCTCGCCGATCAAGTCGACGGGTGACCACGAGGCGACCGTGCGTCTGCACGAGGACGTCGTGGCCGTCATCACCCTTCAGGTCGTCGCCGCCAAGTAA
- the rpsR gene encoding 30S ribosomal protein S18: MAGKSSGDRRKPRKGGKPTAPAKSIRVGVIDYKDVATLRKFISERGKIRARRITGVSVQEQRLIAKAIKNAREMALLPYAGAGR, from the coding sequence ATGGCTGGAAAGTCGAGCGGCGATCGCCGCAAGCCGCGGAAGGGTGGCAAGCCCACCGCTCCCGCGAAGTCGATCCGGGTCGGCGTCATTGACTACAAGGACGTCGCAACGCTTCGCAAGTTCATCTCCGAGCGCGGGAAGATCCGCGCCCGTCGTATCACCGGAGTCTCGGTGCAGGAGCAGCGTCTGATCGCCAAGGCGATCAAGAACGCGCGCGAAATGGCGCTCCTGCCCTACGCCGGCGCTGGCCGCTAA
- a CDS encoding single-stranded DNA-binding protein, translated as MAGETVITVVGNLTADPELRYTQNGLPVANFTIASTPRTFDRQANEWKDGEALFLRASVWREFAEHVAGSLTKGMRVVAQGRLRQRSYQDREGNNRTSIELEVDEIGPSLRYATAQVTRAASGGGGGGGQSRPAQQQQVSEEPWSTPGSSTSADAWSTPGSFGDDTPF; from the coding sequence ATGGCCGGCGAAACCGTCATCACCGTGGTGGGCAACCTCACGGCCGACCCCGAGCTGCGTTACACGCAGAACGGGCTGCCGGTGGCGAACTTCACCATCGCATCCACTCCGCGCACCTTCGACCGTCAGGCGAACGAGTGGAAGGACGGCGAAGCGCTGTTCCTCCGCGCGTCCGTGTGGCGCGAGTTCGCCGAGCACGTGGCAGGTTCGCTGACCAAGGGCATGCGCGTCGTGGCCCAGGGTCGTCTCCGCCAGCGCTCGTACCAGGACCGTGAGGGCAACAACCGCACGTCCATCGAGCTCGAGGTCGACGAGATCGGCCCGTCGCTGCGATACGCGACGGCGCAGGTCACCCGTGCCGCGTCCGGTGGCGGCGGCGGTGGCGGACAGTCTCGTCCGGCACAGCAGCAGCAGGTGTCGGAGGAGCCGTGGTCCACGCCCGGTTCCTCGACGAGCGCTGATGCCTGGAGCACTCCGGGTAGCTTCGGCGACGACACCCCGTTCTAA
- the rpsF gene encoding 30S ribosomal protein S6 codes for MTHQYELMVILNPEVDERQVAPTLDKFLKVITNDGGSVDNVDVWGKRRLAYEIQKKNEGIYAVVNFTATSEATQELDRQLKLNEQIMRTKVLRAEEAQAMIASEAKRSEEKAARKAAKAAKA; via the coding sequence GTGACGCACCAGTACGAACTCATGGTCATTCTGAACCCTGAGGTCGACGAGCGCCAGGTCGCTCCCACGCTCGACAAGTTCCTGAAGGTCATCACCAACGATGGCGGTTCTGTGGACAACGTCGACGTCTGGGGTAAGCGCCGGCTCGCATACGAGATCCAGAAGAAGAACGAGGGCATCTACGCCGTCGTCAACTTCACCGCTACCAGCGAGGCCACCCAGGAGCTCGACCGTCAGCTCAAGCTGAACGAGCAGATCATGCGCACCAAGGTCCTGCGGGCCGAAGAGGCGCAGGCGATGATCGCATCCGAGGCCAAGCGCTCCGAAGAGAAGGCTGCCCGCAAGGCTGCCAAGGCTGCGAAGGCCTGA